TGGCCGACGATCTGGCTTCCCGCGATCCCGTACAGGCGAGCAGGCTGCTGGTAGAGGCGTTGCCGATTCTGCAACAGGCCTTGGTGCCGGCTGAGCGCAATCGCCACTCGGCTGAAACACTCGCGCTGCGACTTGCCAAGCCGCAACACGTCGCGCGTGCTTGAGTCCTGAATAATCGGGGTACGTCGGGAACGACGTCGCCCACGCTTTGACGCCATTGCAGAAAGCGTCTGGCCTGCCCACGACGAATATCGCGCTGGTCCGGGAGCTGCCGGCCGTGCCAAGCCGTCCTAGCGGTTGAGGCGGAAATCAATCTGATCAGTGGCTGGCCAGAGCCTTCTTGGTACTGGCGACAGGGGGTCTGCGTAGTGTCGCCAAGGTTTTTCCCCTTGGCGACAGGGTTACGCGCTCGGGCAGACTTCTACTAACGGTAGTTCTGCGCAATGGCCTTATGTACGCCGTCGCTGCCCTGTATCGATGCCTCTGGTGTAGAAGCCCCGAACAACCAACTCTGGATTCTCTCGATGAAGGAGAAACCTCCCGAGTTGTAAGACGTCTCCGCCGCGGCCGTCCCGTGAGCCGAGATGACGAGAAGCAGCAAAGCGATGGACTGTGCTTTCCTGTGCTTGATGATCTTCATGGCCGTGCACGACTCCTTGTGTGGTGGGTTGTCAGGAAGTTCTGACAAACCCATTTGATTGGATGATTTGCCGCCTGGCAAGACGTGTGTCGGGCTTGGGGGCCACTTCGCCGCCGGCGCGCCAGGGTGGGCCGGCGAGGGAGCCCGGGCGTGCAGGCGCGGCATCGGGCAGCCTCGTGGCCAGTCGCCCGTCCTCGCACACCGCGCTGCGGTCGCCCGGCGGCGCAACCGTGGGACCGTCCAGGCGGTCCGGGCGCGCATCACTGGAAAGCTCAAGCGACGCCGGCGTCGACGATGCGACGGGAGGCGCCCGGTATCATGCGGCCGTTGTGCTGGTCCCCCCGCGGCGCCAGATCGCCCCCCTCTTCGTTGCGAGTCGCCCTTGTCCAGTCCCAGCCACGTTGCCGATACCCCGATCACCACGCTGTCTCAGCTGGTCGATTACGCCGCGTCCGGGGCGCGGCCGCGCGAGGCGTGGCGCATCGGCACCGAGCACGAGAAGTTCGGCTTCCGCACCGATGATCTGCGCCCGCCCACCTTCGAGGGCGAGCGCGGCATCGAAGCGCTGCTGGTCGGGCTGACGCGCTTCGGCTGGCAGCCGGTGCAGGAAGACAGCCGCACCATCGCGCTGCTGCGCGACGGCGCCTCGGTCACGCTGGAGCCGGCCGGCCAGCTCGAGCTCTCGGGCGCGGCGCTGGAGACGATCCACGAAACCAGCGACGAGCTGACCGCGCATCTGGCCGAAGTGCGCCAGGTCGCCGACGAGCTGCGCCTGGGCTTCCTGGGCATGGGCTTCCAGCCCAAGTGGACGCGCGCGGACATGCCGTGGATGCCCAAGGGCCGCTACCAGATCATGAAGTCCTACATGCCCAAGGTCGGCAAGCTCGGCCTGGACATGATGACCCGCACCTGCACCGTCCAGGTCAACCTGGACTACGGTAGCGAGGCGGACATGGTCAAGAAGTTCCGCGTGTCGCTGGCGCTGCAGCCGATCGCCACGGCGCTGTTCGCCGATTCGCCGTTCACCGACGGCGCGCCCAACGGCTACCAGAGCTACCGTTCGCATATCTGGACCGATACCGATGGCGACCGCACCGGCATGCTGGATTTCGTGTTCGAGGATGGCTTCGGCTTCGAGCGCTATGTCGACTATTTGCTCGACGTGCCGATGTACTTCTCCTACCGCGACGGCATCTACCACGACGCCTCCGGCCAGAGCTTCCGCGACTTCCTCAAGGGCCGCCTGCCGGTGCTGCCCGGTGCGCTGCCCACGCTGCGCGACTGGTCCGATCACATGACCACCGCCTTCCCGGAGG
The window above is part of the Pseudoxanthomonas sp. X-1 genome. Proteins encoded here:
- a CDS encoding glutamate--cysteine ligase, which gives rise to MSSPSHVADTPITTLSQLVDYAASGARPREAWRIGTEHEKFGFRTDDLRPPTFEGERGIEALLVGLTRFGWQPVQEDSRTIALLRDGASVTLEPAGQLELSGAALETIHETSDELTAHLAEVRQVADELRLGFLGMGFQPKWTRADMPWMPKGRYQIMKSYMPKVGKLGLDMMTRTCTVQVNLDYGSEADMVKKFRVSLALQPIATALFADSPFTDGAPNGYQSYRSHIWTDTDGDRTGMLDFVFEDGFGFERYVDYLLDVPMYFSYRDGIYHDASGQSFRDFLKGRLPVLPGALPTLRDWSDHMTTAFPEVRMKKYLEMRGADAGTPDRLAALPAFWVGLLYDDAALDAAWDLVRDFTGEERHALRDGVPRHGLRLPFRGGSVRDLARRALEIAHAGLARRARLHQGRDETGFLDPLHAIVDSGVSAADAKLALYEGAWGRSVDPVFGEFAYR